CCCGTTCCTTCACCTCGGGCAGACGCTCGAAGTCGAAATTCCCGCCCGAGACAATGCAGACAACGCGCTTGCCGGCCAGTTCGCCTGCCGCGTGGAGATCCTGTAGCACGTCGATGGACAAGGCCCCCGCGGGCTCCAGCACGATGCCTTCGACATTCAGCATATCCAGCATGGTGATGCAGAGCCTGTCCTCGGGCGGGGTCAGAACCTGATCGGGCGAGAAGCCGCGCAGCCGGGCAAAGGGCAGATCGCCGATCCGCGCAACGGCAGCGCCATCGACGAAGCTGTCCACCTTGTCCAGCGTCACCTGAAATCCCGATTCCAGCGAGGTTTTCAGGCTGGTCCCACCCATAGGCTCTGCAAAAACAAAGCCGGTCGAGGGAGATTCCGCGCCGAGATAGCCGGTCACCCCCGCCGACAGCCCGCCCCCGCCCACCGGCAGCACGACCAGATCGGCAGCGCCCGGAAGCTGGTCCATGATCTCATGCGCAACCGTCGCCTGACCCTCGATCACATCGGCGGAATCGAAGGGCGACAGGAAGGCGGCCGCATGTTCCGCCGCGAAATGCTGGGACGCCGCAAGCGTCTGGTCGAAATAATCGCCGGTCAGCACGATTTCGACGCTGTCTCCGCCGAAAATGCGGGTCTTGGCGATCTTCTGCTGCGGTGTCGTGACCGGCATGAAAATCGTGCCCCGAGCGCCGAAGTGCCGACAGGCGAAGGCCATGCCCTGAGCATGATTTCCCGCGCTCGCACAGACGAAATGCCGGGTGCTGCCTGCTGCGATGGCCTTGCGCATGGCATTGAACGCACCACGCAGCTTATAGCTGCGCACCGGCGTCAGATCCTCGCGCTTCAGCCAGATCTCGGTGCCGTAACGTGCCGAGAGATGTTCGTTCAGTTGCAGCGGCGTGGCCGGAAACAGATCGCGCAGCGCCTTTTCGGCAGTGGCGACGGCGGCGGTGAAATCACTCATGCGGGCCTCGATGAAAACCGGGGGTCAGCGATGGCATGAAGAACGGGGCGGGTCAATGCAGAGAAGATCGGCTCTACGACGAAGCGGATTGCAAGCGGTGTGGGGTGGAAGGTGAAGGCAACTGTAAGAATATTGCCGATATCGGCATTGCCCTATCCTTCGGCAGTAGCAGGATGATGGGCTATTTTGTGAAAACCTGCCCCCATAAAATCACCGCCCCGAGAATAGCTGCAGCTTGAGAAATGCGCTTGAGAGTCACAAGCTTTTCGTTGTTCGGAAACTGGTGAGCCAGCCAGCCACCGATTGCGCCGCCAGTAAATGCAAAAATCAGGCCGAGGATAATTGCTTTCCAGCTTTCCCAGAACATCAGGCCGAACAGTAAAGCGGAAAAGTACGCGATAATTGTGAAGCCTGCTAAAATGCTCAAAGGAATCCAAGCACCATTTTGGGGCTGTGCAATATCCATATTAACGCTGACCGTCTTTTCCTGACGTAAGCTAGAAGACATTGCCCCAAAGAATAAGACAGCGGCCATGATGATCAGAGAAAGCAGAAACGTTGAATTCATTTTAACTCTCTTCCCCCAGAATGGCCCCCTTGTCATCCAGCAGAAAGGCGGTTGAAGGAAACAGACGATGGCCCGGAACGATTTGGCGTATTGTCGGCAAGCTTAACCGGCAGACGAATGGTTGCATAGGGTTAGCAAGCCGCGACCGGTCCGAGTGTCATGAAAGCGGAGCAAGATGCATCGCCCCGCACTGCAATTCTTTGCCAGTCCGGACAGGCAAGCATTTGCCCGCCCGGAGAGATTGGCGGCTTCTATCAGATCCGCTCAATCGCCAGCGCAATGCCCTGACCGCCGCCGATGCACATGGTGATGATGGCGCGTTTTCCGTTGATGCGGTCCAGTTCATACATGGCTTTGACGGTGATGATCGCGCCGGTGGCGCCGACCGGGTGGCCGAGTGCGATGGCGCCGCCATTCGGGTTCACCTTTGCCGGGTCAAGGCCGAGTTCCTTGTTCACCGCAAGGGCCTGTGCGGCGAAGGCCTCATTGGATTCGATCACGTCGAAATCCGCGGCGGTCAGCCCGGTTTTCTCCAGCAGTTTCGTCACGGCGGGGACCGGACCGATGCCCATCACCTCGGGGCGGACGCCTGCCACGGCATAGCCCAAAACCCGGAAACGCGGAGTCAGGCCTGCGGCTTTGGCGGCGTCCTCGCGGGCAAGGACGATCGCCGCTGCGCCGTCATTGATCCCCGAGGCGTTGCCCGCCGTGACCGATCCGTCCTTTTTGAAAGCGGGACGCAGACCGGCGAGTTTATCGGCTGAGGTGTCCTTGGGATGCTCATCCGTGTCGAACTGCACCGTGCCTTTGCGGGTCTTGACCTCGACCGGGACGATCTGTTCCCTGAAATAGCCTTCGGCGATGGCTTTGGCGGTGCGGTTCTGGGATTCCAGTGCGAATGCGTCCTGATCCTCACGGGTGATATCGTGCTCACCCGCCACGTTTTCCGCCGTGATCCCCATATGGCCGGTGCCCATCGGGCAGGTCAGTGCGCCGGTCATCATGTCCAGCATCTGTGTATCGCCCATCTTGATGCCGAACCGTGCCTGCTGCACCGCATAGGGCGAACGCGACATTGACTCGGCTCCACCTGCAACAGCGAAATCCGCATCGCCGAGTTGCAGCGACTGTACTGCCGAGACGATGGCCTGAGCGCCCGATCCGCACAGCCGGTTGACGTTCATCGCCGGGGTCGTGTCGGGAATGCCGGCATCCAGCATGGCGACGCGGGAGAGATACATGTCGCGCGGCTCGGTATTGATGACATGGCCGAAGACCACGGTGCCGATCTGATCGGGCGAGGTTCCCGCGCGTTCGAGCGCGGCTTTCGTCACGGTGGCGGCAAGCTCGATCGGCGGAATGGCGGCGAGGCTACCGCCGAATGTGCCAATGGCGGTGCGTGCGCCGGACAGGATGACGATATCGGAATCGGACATGATGGTTCCCCCTGTTGATCCTGCGGCAAGCTTAGGGGGCACGGGTCGTTCTGTATAGGCGCGACACTGCGTCGTTCTGGTCTGTCGGGATGGTAGCAGGCTCAGCCCTGGCCGATCAGATGCATGACGATGGGGATGGTGAACACGCTTGCTGCTGTCGATATCAGGATGGCGGAGGAGACCCTCTGGACGCCGATCCCGAAATATTGCGCCAGCATATAGACATTCCCGGCAACCGGCAGCGCGGCGGCGGCGATCATGACAGAGGCGGCGAAGGGCTCGACGCCGAGCAGCCACGCGGCAAGGCCGACCGCAGCCGGGTGCAGGACCAGCTTCGCGAAGCTGAGCCAGATGGCGACGGCGGGTCTGTCCGCCTGCCGACCGGCGAGGCTGGCTCCGATGGCGAATAACGCGCCGGGCGTGGCGGCGGCTGACAGCATGGTCAGGAACTCCATCGCCGGTCCCGGGATCGGCAGACTGGCCCATGACCAGAAGAGACCGGCCAGCATCGAGACGATCATCGGATTGGCCAGCAACCCGCGCAGCAGCGCCCCGGCCATTGACAGTCGGATCCGCCCGTGCCGCGTCGCGGTCATCAGCAGGGTGATGAGGGTCGAGAACACCACAAGGTCGATAATCAGGACCATCAGCACCGGCCCGGCGGCAGCATTGCCCATCAGGACGACCAGCATCGGCACGCCGAGAAAGCCGGTATTGCCGATGACGCAGCAATGGGCCTCGATCAGGGATATGCCGCTATCCTGTCCGCGGCTGCGCCCTGCGGCGATGCCGATCCCCCAGATCAGCAGCGATCCTGCCAGATAGGCCAAGGCGAAGCGCGGGTCCCAGATCTGGTTGAATTCCAGCGTCGCGGCAAAGCGGAACAGCATCGCCGACAGAGGGAAATAAAACACGAATTTTGTCAGCCAGACCGCGCCTTCGGCTGGGAAAATGCGGCTGCGTGCTGCCGCCCATCCAAGGCCGATCAGCATGAAGAATGGCAGCGTCTTGATAAAAATCGCCAGCATATATGCGGTCCCGCTGGAGGTGTTTCCCCTGACGGGGAGACAAGATCATCCGCAGGGCTAAGTTGCAAGCGAGGGCGGTTCTGTCCGTGACCCGCCCGCCGGGATTGCCGCGCAAGATGCCGGGCCTGCGCTCAGCTTCCGGGTTTTCCGTGAACGGCGCCGATATGATCCTCGCCGCGCTTTTCGGCCAGTTCGACCTGATGCTGACGCTCGCGGAAGCGGGCGCGGTCGGCGTCGGAATATTCTCCGATGCAGCGATAGCAGGAAACGCCTTCCTCATATTCCGGGCGGATCTTGTCATCCGCCGAGAGCGGTCGGCGGCAGGCATGGCACAGCGTATAATCGCCCTGTTTCAGCCCGTGACCGAGGCTGACGCGCTGATCGAAGACGAAGCATTCGCCCTGCCAGCGGCTTTCTTCTTCCGGCACATCCTCCAGATATTTCAGAATTCCGCCTTTCAGGTGAAACACATCCGCGACTCCCTGTGAGAGCAGGTAATTCGTCGATTTTTCACAGCGAATGCCGCCGGTGCAGAACATGGCGATGCGCTTGTTGTGGAAACGATGTGCGTTTTCCTCCCACCATGCGGGGAAATCGCGAAAGGATTTCGTGCCGGGATCGACGGCGCCTTCGAATGTGCCGATGGCGACCTCATAATCGTTGCGCGTGTCGATGACCGCGACATCCTCGGCGGCG
This sequence is a window from Paracoccus aerodenitrificans. Protein-coding genes within it:
- the ilvA gene encoding threonine ammonia-lyase IlvA is translated as MSDFTAAVATAEKALRDLFPATPLQLNEHLSARYGTEIWLKREDLTPVRSYKLRGAFNAMRKAIAAGSTRHFVCASAGNHAQGMAFACRHFGARGTIFMPVTTPQQKIAKTRIFGGDSVEIVLTGDYFDQTLAASQHFAAEHAAAFLSPFDSADVIEGQATVAHEIMDQLPGAADLVVLPVGGGGLSAGVTGYLGAESPSTGFVFAEPMGGTSLKTSLESGFQVTLDKVDSFVDGAAVARIGDLPFARLRGFSPDQVLTPPEDRLCITMLDMLNVEGIVLEPAGALSIDVLQDLHAAGELAGKRVVCIVSGGNFDFERLPEVKERAQRYAGIKKYFILRLPQRPGALRDFLEMLGPHDDIARFEYLKKSARNFGSVLIGIETTDPANLTALTKKLDASGFACRDITNDDLLAQFLI
- a CDS encoding rhodanese-related sulfurtransferase; the protein is MLTVAALYHFTRFPDPEALKAPLARIACANGVRGTLLLAQEGINGTIAGSREGIDAVLSHIRALPGCADLVWKESTAQDMPFGRMKVRIKREIVTMGQPDVDPLASVGHYVDPQDWNALIAAEDVAVIDTRNDYEVAIGTFEGAVDPGTKSFRDFPAWWEENAHRFHNKRIAMFCTGGIRCEKSTNYLLSQGVADVFHLKGGILKYLEDVPEEESRWQGECFVFDQRVSLGHGLKQGDYTLCHACRRPLSADDKIRPEYEEGVSCYRCIGEYSDADRARFRERQHQVELAEKRGEDHIGAVHGKPGS
- a CDS encoding acetyl-CoA C-acyltransferase family protein — translated: MSDSDIVILSGARTAIGTFGGSLAAIPPIELAATVTKAALERAGTSPDQIGTVVFGHVINTEPRDMYLSRVAMLDAGIPDTTPAMNVNRLCGSGAQAIVSAVQSLQLGDADFAVAGGAESMSRSPYAVQQARFGIKMGDTQMLDMMTGALTCPMGTGHMGITAENVAGEHDITREDQDAFALESQNRTAKAIAEGYFREQIVPVEVKTRKGTVQFDTDEHPKDTSADKLAGLRPAFKKDGSVTAGNASGINDGAAAIVLAREDAAKAAGLTPRFRVLGYAVAGVRPEVMGIGPVPAVTKLLEKTGLTAADFDVIESNEAFAAQALAVNKELGLDPAKVNPNGGAIALGHPVGATGAIITVKAMYELDRINGKRAIITMCIGGGQGIALAIERI
- a CDS encoding AEC family transporter, encoding MLAIFIKTLPFFMLIGLGWAAARSRIFPAEGAVWLTKFVFYFPLSAMLFRFAATLEFNQIWDPRFALAYLAGSLLIWGIGIAAGRSRGQDSGISLIEAHCCVIGNTGFLGVPMLVVLMGNAAAGPVLMVLIIDLVVFSTLITLLMTATRHGRIRLSMAGALLRGLLANPMIVSMLAGLFWSWASLPIPGPAMEFLTMLSAAATPGALFAIGASLAGRQADRPAVAIWLSFAKLVLHPAAVGLAAWLLGVEPFAASVMIAAAALPVAGNVYMLAQYFGIGVQRVSSAILISTAASVFTIPIVMHLIGQG